In one Camelus ferus isolate YT-003-E chromosome 14, BCGSAC_Cfer_1.0, whole genome shotgun sequence genomic region, the following are encoded:
- the TEX30 gene encoding testis-expressed protein 30 isoform X1, protein MSHTEVKLKIPFGNRLLDAVCLVPNKSLTYGIILTHGASGDMNLPHLMSLASHLASHGFFCLRFTCKGLNIVHRIKAYKSVLNYLKTSGEYKLAGVFLGGRSMGSRAAASVMCHIEPDDADDFVRGLICISYPLHHPKQQHKLRDEDLFRIKDPVLFVSGSADEMCEKNLLEKVAQKMQAPNKIHWIEKANHSMAVKGRSTNDVFREINTQILFWIQEITERDKK, encoded by the exons GTTAAACTAAAAATACCTTTTGGAAATAGATTACTAGATGCTGTTTGTTTGGTACCTAACAAGAGCTTAACATATGGAATAATTCTTACACATGGAGCATCAGGAGATATGAATCTTCCTCATTTGATGTCACTGGCATCCCATCTTGCATCTCATGGGTTTTTTTGCCTGAGATTTACCTGTAAAGGCCTTAATATTGTACATAGAATTAAGGCATATAAATCAGTTTTG AATTACCTAAAGACCTCAGGAGAATACAAACTTGCAGGTGTTTTCCTTGGAG gTCGTTCAATGGGGTCAAGAGCAGCTGCTTCTGTGATGTGTCATATTGAGCCAGATGATGCTGATGATTTTGTTCGAGGTCTCATTTGTATTTCCTATCCACTGCACCACCCAAAGCAGCAGCATAAACTTAGAGATGAAGATCTCTTTCGTATAAAAGATCCTGTACTGTTTGTGTCAGGCTCAGCAGATGAAATGTGTGAAAAG aacttGTTGGAGAAAGTGGCACAGAAAATGCAAGCTCCTAATAAAATCCACTGGATTGAGAAGGCAAATCATTCCATGGCAGTGAAAGGACGGTCAACAAATGatgttttcagagaaataaatacacagattttGTTTTGGATCCAGGAAATCACTGAAAGGGACAAGAAATAA
- the TEX30 gene encoding testis-expressed protein 30 isoform X2, translated as MNLPHLMSLASHLASHGFFCLRFTCKGLNIVHRIKAYKSVLNYLKTSGEYKLAGVFLGGRSMGSRAAASVMCHIEPDDADDFVRGLICISYPLHHPKQQHKLRDEDLFRIKDPVLFVSGSADEMCEKNLLEKVAQKMQAPNKIHWIEKANHSMAVKGRSTNDVFREINTQILFWIQEITERDKK; from the exons ATGAATCTTCCTCATTTGATGTCACTGGCATCCCATCTTGCATCTCATGGGTTTTTTTGCCTGAGATTTACCTGTAAAGGCCTTAATATTGTACATAGAATTAAGGCATATAAATCAGTTTTG AATTACCTAAAGACCTCAGGAGAATACAAACTTGCAGGTGTTTTCCTTGGAG gTCGTTCAATGGGGTCAAGAGCAGCTGCTTCTGTGATGTGTCATATTGAGCCAGATGATGCTGATGATTTTGTTCGAGGTCTCATTTGTATTTCCTATCCACTGCACCACCCAAAGCAGCAGCATAAACTTAGAGATGAAGATCTCTTTCGTATAAAAGATCCTGTACTGTTTGTGTCAGGCTCAGCAGATGAAATGTGTGAAAAG aacttGTTGGAGAAAGTGGCACAGAAAATGCAAGCTCCTAATAAAATCCACTGGATTGAGAAGGCAAATCATTCCATGGCAGTGAAAGGACGGTCAACAAATGatgttttcagagaaataaatacacagattttGTTTTGGATCCAGGAAATCACTGAAAGGGACAAGAAATAA